In Arvicola amphibius chromosome 1, mArvAmp1.2, whole genome shotgun sequence, one DNA window encodes the following:
- the Lrrc10b gene encoding leucine-rich repeat-containing protein 10B, which translates to MGIAESTPDELPSDAEEQLRSGEQQLELSGRRLRRLPSAVCALSRLQKLYVSGTGLRELPEEIEELRELRILALDFNKLERLPDGLCRLPRLTRLYLGGNRLLALPPDFAQLQSLRCLWIEGNFLRRFPRPLLRLVALQSLQMGDNRLRALPAELPRMTGLRGLWLYGNRFEEFPPALLRMGRLHILDLDRNRLGGFPDLHPLRALRVFSYDHNPVTGPPRVADTVFLVGEGAVERMAERDEPIPRQPPRRPVRAFEDEEEEDLLIGGAGPRALGPARDNLRALEAPPGLGT; encoded by the coding sequence ATGGGTATTGCGGAGTCCACGCCGGACGAGCTGCCGTCGGACGCCGAGGAGCAGCTGCGCAGCGGCGAGCAGCAGCTGGAGCTGAGCGGGCGGCGGCTGCGGCGGCTGCCTAGCGCCGTGTGCGCGCTGAGCCGCTTGCAGAAGCTGTACGTGAGCGGCACGGGGCTGCGCGAGCTGCCCGAGGAGATCGAGGAACTGCGCGAGTTGCGCATCCTGGCGCTCGACTTCAACAAGCTGGAGCGCCTGCCCGACGGCCTGTGTCGTCTGCCGCGCCTCACGCGTCTCTACCTGGGCGGCAACCGGCTGCTGGCGCTGCCACCCGACTTTGCGCAACTGCAGAGCCTGCGCTGCCTCTGGATCGAAGGCAACTTCCTGCGGCGCTTCCCGCGGCCGCTGCTGCGCCTAGTGGCGCTGCAATCGCTGCAGATGGGCGACAACCGGCTGCGCGCGCTGCCCGCGGAGCTGCCGCGCATGACGGGCTTGCGTGGCCTCTGGCTCTACGGCAACCGCTTCGAAGAGTTCCCTCCCGCACTGCTGCGTATGGGCCGGCTGCACATCCTGGACCTCGACCGCAACCGCCTGGGAGGCTTCCCGGACCTGCACCCGCTGCGCGCACTGCGAGTTTTCTCCTACGACCACAATCCGGTCACTGGACCCCCGCGTGTGGCAGACACTGTTTTCTTAGTTGGCGAGGGCGCCGTCGAGCGCATGGCTGAGCGCGACGAGCCCATTCCGCGGCAGCCACCCCGGCGGCCAGTCCGGGCCtttgaggatgaggaggaagaagacctGCTCATAGGAGGAGCAGGACCCAGGGCCCTGGGACCCGCCAGGGACAATCTCCGAGCCTTGGAAGCCCCTCCAGGATTGGGCACCTGA